One region of Streptomyces subrutilus genomic DNA includes:
- a CDS encoding extracellular solute-binding protein, translating to MKRKLIVAVSVAGMLAGVAACGNGDDSKAKADAGPKEITVWVMDGSAPKAWIEEVNKEFSAKHPGVTVKVEEQKWTGIQEKVTTALSEDTPPDVLELGNTQTAGYAVTGGLADLTKDKAKLGADAWQKSMLASAEVDGKLYSAPWYAANRVVIYDKKAFEKAGVTPPKTRDEWIAGLEKLKAADPASQPIYLPGQSWYVLAGLIWDEGGDLAVKDGDKWKGALGTPQAASAMEFYKKLQSFSTAPKDKDEANPQQSTDIVPKGGVSSWIGLGWEAGGAEKAMKEAGKEADFGYFPIPGKTADKTSTVFLGGSNLAVAERSKNKELAKEWLALAAGKDQMTKYAAETKGALLPNQVGANFTPAAGSFAEAMGKAGVNGKITPVTPGWANVETEPNPIKEFMTKVLKGEDAAKAGADADKEIANRINK from the coding sequence GTGAAGCGCAAGCTCATCGTGGCGGTCAGTGTCGCGGGCATGTTGGCGGGAGTCGCGGCATGCGGCAACGGCGACGACAGCAAGGCCAAGGCGGACGCTGGCCCCAAGGAGATCACCGTCTGGGTCATGGACGGCTCCGCGCCGAAGGCCTGGATCGAAGAGGTCAACAAGGAGTTCTCGGCCAAGCACCCCGGTGTCACGGTCAAGGTCGAGGAGCAGAAGTGGACCGGCATCCAGGAGAAGGTGACCACGGCCCTCTCCGAGGACACCCCTCCGGACGTCCTTGAGCTCGGCAACACCCAGACCGCCGGCTACGCGGTCACCGGCGGCCTCGCCGACCTGACGAAGGACAAGGCCAAGCTCGGCGCCGACGCCTGGCAGAAGAGCATGCTCGCCTCGGCCGAGGTCGACGGCAAGCTCTACTCCGCCCCCTGGTACGCCGCCAACCGCGTCGTCATCTACGACAAGAAGGCCTTCGAGAAGGCCGGCGTCACCCCGCCGAAGACCCGCGACGAGTGGATCGCCGGACTCGAGAAGCTGAAGGCGGCCGACCCGGCCTCGCAGCCGATCTACCTGCCCGGCCAGAGCTGGTACGTCCTCGCCGGCCTGATCTGGGACGAGGGCGGCGACCTCGCCGTCAAGGACGGCGACAAGTGGAAGGGCGCGCTGGGCACCCCGCAGGCCGCCTCCGCCATGGAGTTCTACAAGAAGCTCCAGTCCTTCTCCACCGCCCCCAAGGACAAGGACGAGGCCAACCCGCAGCAGTCCACCGACATCGTCCCCAAGGGCGGCGTCTCCTCCTGGATCGGTCTCGGCTGGGAGGCCGGCGGCGCCGAGAAGGCCATGAAGGAGGCGGGCAAGGAAGCCGACTTCGGCTACTTCCCGATTCCGGGCAAGACGGCCGACAAGACCAGCACCGTCTTCCTCGGCGGCTCGAACCTCGCGGTGGCCGAGCGCTCGAAGAACAAGGAGCTCGCCAAGGAGTGGCTGGCCCTCGCCGCCGGCAAGGACCAGATGACCAAGTACGCCGCCGAGACCAAGGGCGCGCTGCTCCCGAACCAGGTCGGCGCCAACTTCACCCCCGCCGCCGGCTCCTTCGCCGAGGCCATGGGCAAGGCCGGCGTCAACGGCAAGATCACCCCGGTCACCCCGGGCTGGGCGAACGTCGAGACCGAGCCGAACCCCATCAAGGAGTTCATGACCAAGGTCCTGAAGGGTGAGGACGCCGCCAAGGCGGGCGCGGACGCGGACAAGGAAATCGCGAACCGCATCAACAAGTAG
- a CDS encoding GntR family transcriptional regulator, giving the protein MATEGAITEPEGGAATRTARVPKYYRLKRHLLDMTETLPPGTPVPPERTLAAEFDTSRTTVRQALQELVVEGRLERIQGKGTFVAKPKVSQALQLTSYTEDMRAQGLEPTSQLLDIGYVTADDTLAGLLKITTGGRVLRIERLRLASGEPMAIETTHLSAKRFPALRRSLVKYTSLYTALAEVYDVHLAEAEETIETSLATPREAGLLGTDVGLPMLMLSRHSLDADGEPVEWVRSVYRGDRYKFVARLKRPAV; this is encoded by the coding sequence ATGGCCACCGAAGGGGCGATCACGGAGCCGGAAGGCGGGGCGGCCACCCGCACGGCACGTGTACCCAAGTACTACCGACTCAAGCGGCACTTGCTCGACATGACCGAGACGCTGCCGCCCGGCACACCGGTGCCGCCGGAGCGCACGCTCGCGGCCGAATTCGACACCTCGCGGACCACCGTCCGCCAGGCCCTCCAGGAGCTCGTCGTCGAGGGCCGGCTGGAGAGGATCCAGGGCAAGGGCACCTTCGTGGCCAAGCCCAAGGTCTCGCAGGCCCTCCAACTCACCTCGTACACCGAGGACATGCGCGCCCAGGGGCTGGAACCCACCTCCCAGCTCCTGGACATCGGCTACGTCACGGCCGACGACACCCTCGCCGGACTCCTCAAGATCACCACCGGTGGGCGGGTCCTGCGCATCGAGCGGCTGCGGCTGGCCAGCGGTGAGCCGATGGCCATCGAGACCACGCACCTGTCGGCGAAGCGCTTCCCCGCCCTGCGCCGTTCGCTCGTCAAGTACACCTCCCTCTACACCGCCCTCGCCGAGGTCTACGACGTCCACCTCGCCGAGGCCGAGGAGACCATCGAGACCTCGCTGGCCACCCCGCGCGAGGCCGGCCTGCTCGGCACCGACGTCGGCCTGCCGATGCTGATGCTCTCCCGGCACTCGCTCGACGCGGACGGGGAGCCGGTGGAGTGGGTGCGGTCGGTGTACCGCGGCGACCGGTACAAGTTCGTCGCCCGGCTCAAGCGGCCCGCCGTCTGA
- a CDS encoding carbohydrate ABC transporter permease, giving the protein MTVHSQGAATSAPQDAPMKSAAAPPEAPVSGSDRGRTSPRGARRSLPSGWLPYLLIGPAVLSLAVLLLYPLIKNVILSFQDINKIEFIQRKYPFAGFGNYTELLGDANFWTVVVRSFGFTLANVALIMVLGSLIGILLNKLGTKMRLVLSMALVMAWAMPIVASVQVFKWLFDEQFGVMNWLMRTAGFAGYEQHNWMETGLSTLVIVTILVVWGSIPFVALNMYAGLTTVGAELYEAARMDGANGWQTFWKIVFPNLKPFFLVTTFLEVIWVFKAFTQVYAMNKGGPDRASEILPVFAYVEGQSQAHYGLAAAISVLTIVILVVVMSFYFRLILKQEEEQ; this is encoded by the coding sequence ATGACTGTGCACTCCCAGGGGGCGGCGACCAGCGCTCCACAGGACGCACCGATGAAGTCCGCCGCGGCGCCGCCGGAGGCACCGGTCAGCGGGAGCGACCGCGGCCGTACGTCTCCTCGCGGGGCCAGGAGGTCCCTCCCTTCGGGGTGGCTGCCCTACCTGCTGATCGGTCCCGCGGTGCTCAGCCTCGCGGTCCTCCTGCTCTACCCGCTGATCAAGAACGTGATCCTGTCCTTCCAGGACATCAACAAGATCGAGTTCATCCAGCGGAAGTACCCCTTCGCCGGGTTCGGCAACTACACCGAGCTGCTCGGCGACGCGAACTTCTGGACCGTGGTCGTCCGCAGCTTCGGCTTCACCCTGGCCAACGTCGCACTGATCATGGTGCTCGGCAGCCTCATCGGCATCCTGCTGAACAAGCTCGGCACGAAGATGCGCCTGGTCCTGTCGATGGCGCTGGTGATGGCCTGGGCCATGCCGATCGTCGCCTCCGTCCAGGTCTTCAAGTGGCTGTTCGACGAGCAGTTCGGCGTCATGAACTGGCTCATGCGCACCGCCGGCTTCGCCGGCTACGAGCAGCACAACTGGATGGAGACCGGCCTCTCCACCCTGGTCATCGTCACGATCCTGGTGGTCTGGGGCTCCATCCCCTTCGTCGCGCTCAACATGTACGCCGGACTGACCACCGTCGGTGCCGAGCTGTACGAAGCCGCACGGATGGACGGCGCCAACGGCTGGCAGACCTTCTGGAAGATCGTCTTCCCGAACCTCAAGCCCTTCTTCCTCGTCACCACGTTCCTCGAGGTGATCTGGGTCTTCAAGGCCTTCACCCAGGTCTACGCGATGAACAAGGGCGGCCCCGACCGCGCCTCCGAGATCCTGCCGGTCTTCGCCTACGTCGAGGGCCAGAGCCAGGCCCACTACGGCCTCGCCGCCGCGATCTCCGTCCTGACGATCGTGATCCTCGTGGTCGTCATGTCCTTCTACTTCCGCCTGATCCTGAAGCAGGAGGAGGAGCAGTGA
- a CDS encoding CstA-like transporter-associated (seleno)protein: protein MSLRSALARARYFVREFSGEAAYDRYVAHARSHDPNAEVPTRRAFERARTDAREADPREGFGCC, encoded by the coding sequence ATGAGCCTGCGCAGCGCACTGGCGAGGGCGCGGTACTTCGTACGGGAATTCTCGGGTGAGGCGGCCTACGACCGGTACGTCGCCCACGCCCGCTCCCACGACCCGAACGCGGAGGTCCCGACCCGCCGCGCGTTCGAACGGGCCCGTACGGACGCCCGCGAGGCGGACCCGCGGGAGGGCTTCGGCTGCTGCTGA
- a CDS encoding carbohydrate ABC transporter permease, translated as MKPAQKLRTRRPVRPGAVVKNAGALLVSLVFVFPVYWMFSSALKPSGEILTKDPVFVFTPTLDNFTKATGVDQFWTYVTNSVLVTVGAVLLALLVALAASFAIARMRFKGRKGLVLAVMMAQMAPWEVMVIAMYMIARDSEMLNSLPLLTAIYFVMVLPFTIWTLRGFIAAVPVTLEEAAQIDGCTRGQAFRKVIFPLLAPGLMSTSLFGFITAWNEFAMVLILNKDKSAQTLPLWLTEFQSAFGNDWGATMAASSLFAVPVLLIFIFLQRKAVGGMTAGAVKG; from the coding sequence GTGAAGCCGGCGCAGAAGCTCCGTACGCGCCGGCCGGTCCGCCCCGGAGCCGTCGTCAAGAACGCGGGCGCGCTCCTGGTGTCCCTCGTCTTCGTCTTCCCCGTGTACTGGATGTTCTCCTCGGCGCTCAAGCCGTCCGGCGAGATCCTCACCAAGGACCCGGTCTTCGTCTTCACCCCGACCCTGGACAACTTCACCAAGGCCACCGGGGTCGACCAGTTCTGGACGTACGTCACCAACAGCGTCCTGGTCACCGTCGGCGCCGTCCTGCTGGCCCTGCTCGTCGCGCTCGCCGCGAGCTTCGCCATCGCCCGCATGAGGTTCAAGGGCCGCAAGGGCCTCGTACTCGCCGTGATGATGGCGCAGATGGCCCCCTGGGAGGTCATGGTCATCGCGATGTACATGATCGCCCGCGACAGCGAGATGCTGAACAGCCTCCCGCTGCTCACCGCGATCTACTTCGTGATGGTCCTGCCCTTCACCATCTGGACCCTGCGCGGCTTCATCGCCGCCGTCCCGGTGACCCTGGAGGAAGCCGCCCAGATCGACGGCTGCACCCGCGGCCAGGCCTTCCGCAAGGTGATCTTCCCGCTGCTGGCCCCCGGCCTGATGTCCACCTCGCTCTTCGGCTTCATCACCGCCTGGAACGAGTTCGCGATGGTCCTGATCCTGAACAAGGACAAGTCCGCGCAGACCCTGCCGCTCTGGCTCACCGAGTTCCAGAGCGCCTTCGGCAACGACTGGGGCGCCACCATGGCCGCGTCTTCCCTGTTCGCCGTGCCGGTCCTGCTGATCTTCATCTTCCTCCAGCGCAAGGCCGTCGGCGGCATGACCGCCGGCGCCGTGAAGGGATAA
- a CDS encoding carbon starvation CstA family protein: MIEDGTRVMPEPEATGTQRNAAGPGRPGSPSPKSVAAWVLVGLVGAIGWGVLALSRGEEISAAWLLAAALGSYAIGYRFYSRFIAHRVLKVDKTRATPAERLDNGVDFHPTDRRVLFGHHFAAVAGAGPLVGPVLAAQMGYLPGTIWIVVGVIFAGAVQDMVTLFFSTRRDGRSLGQMARDEIGPVGGAAALIAVFAIMIILLAVLALVIVNALAHSPWGVFSIGMTIPIALFMGFYLRVLRPGRVTEVSLIGVALLLLAIVAGGWVAESSLADTFTLEKETLVIWMIVYGFLASVLPVWMLLAPRDYLSTFMKVGTIALLALGVFIAMPTLKMPAVTDFASRGDGPVFAGSMFPFVFITIACGALSGFHALVSSGTTPKMIQKETQVRMIGYGAMLTESFVAVMAVITACILEPGLYFAINSPGGVIGTTVESASQAVTNFGFAISPEALAQAAKDVEETSLLSRTGGAPTFALGMSEIFASVIGGGSMKAFWYHFAIMFEALFILTTVDAGTRVGRFMLQDTLGNVHRSFKDVSWKPGVWLASAVVVGGWGYFLWVGVKDPLGGINQLFPLFGIANQLLAAVALAVCTTLLVKSGRLKWAWVTAVPLAWDATVTLTASYQKIFSEDVRVGFFAQRDKYQAGIDADKVLPPAKNMDEMHTVVTNATVDGVLCALFAVLIIIVLADAGRTCFKAISNPESAKLAEVPWTESKIVAPAGLFPTAEEKAELAAAGLDSGGGQVKEPVAR, encoded by the coding sequence ATGATCGAGGATGGGACGAGGGTCATGCCTGAACCGGAAGCAACTGGGACACAACGGAACGCGGCGGGTCCGGGCAGGCCGGGCTCGCCCTCCCCGAAGTCCGTCGCCGCATGGGTGCTCGTCGGACTCGTCGGCGCCATCGGCTGGGGCGTTCTGGCCCTCTCCCGCGGCGAGGAGATCTCCGCCGCCTGGCTGCTCGCCGCCGCGCTGGGCTCGTACGCGATCGGCTACCGCTTCTACTCGCGGTTCATCGCGCACCGCGTGCTGAAGGTGGACAAGACGCGGGCCACCCCCGCCGAACGCCTTGACAACGGTGTCGACTTCCATCCCACCGACCGACGGGTCCTGTTCGGCCACCACTTCGCCGCCGTCGCCGGCGCCGGACCCCTCGTCGGACCGGTGCTCGCCGCGCAGATGGGCTACCTGCCCGGCACCATCTGGATCGTCGTGGGCGTGATCTTCGCGGGCGCCGTGCAGGACATGGTGACCCTGTTCTTCTCCACCCGGCGCGACGGCCGTTCGCTCGGCCAGATGGCCCGGGACGAGATCGGCCCCGTGGGCGGAGCCGCCGCCCTGATCGCCGTGTTCGCCATCATGATCATCCTGCTGGCCGTGCTCGCGCTGGTCATCGTCAACGCCCTGGCCCACTCCCCCTGGGGCGTCTTCTCCATCGGCATGACGATCCCGATCGCCCTGTTCATGGGCTTCTACCTGCGCGTCCTGCGACCCGGCCGGGTCACCGAGGTCTCGCTGATAGGGGTGGCCCTGCTGCTGCTCGCCATCGTCGCGGGCGGCTGGGTCGCGGAGTCCTCGCTGGCGGACACCTTCACCCTGGAGAAGGAGACGCTGGTCATCTGGATGATCGTGTACGGCTTCCTGGCCTCCGTGCTGCCGGTCTGGATGCTGCTCGCGCCGCGCGACTACCTCTCCACCTTCATGAAGGTCGGCACCATCGCCCTGCTGGCCCTCGGCGTGTTCATCGCGATGCCCACTCTGAAGATGCCCGCGGTCACCGACTTCGCCTCGCGCGGGGACGGCCCGGTCTTCGCCGGCTCGATGTTCCCGTTCGTGTTCATCACGATCGCCTGTGGCGCCCTGTCGGGCTTCCACGCCCTGGTCTCCTCGGGCACCACCCCGAAGATGATCCAGAAGGAGACCCAGGTCCGGATGATCGGCTACGGGGCGATGCTCACCGAGTCGTTCGTCGCCGTCATGGCCGTGATCACGGCGTGCATCCTGGAGCCAGGCCTCTACTTCGCCATCAACTCCCCCGGCGGTGTCATCGGCACCACGGTGGAGTCGGCCTCGCAGGCGGTGACGAACTTCGGCTTCGCCATCTCGCCGGAGGCCCTGGCGCAGGCCGCGAAGGACGTGGAGGAGACCAGCCTGCTCTCCCGTACCGGTGGCGCGCCGACCTTCGCACTGGGAATGTCGGAGATCTTCGCCTCGGTGATCGGCGGCGGCTCGATGAAGGCGTTCTGGTACCACTTCGCGATCATGTTCGAGGCGCTGTTCATCCTCACCACGGTCGACGCGGGCACCCGGGTCGGCCGGTTCATGCTCCAGGACACCCTGGGCAACGTGCACCGGTCCTTCAAGGACGTCAGCTGGAAGCCGGGCGTGTGGCTGGCCAGCGCCGTCGTGGTCGGCGGCTGGGGCTACTTCCTGTGGGTGGGCGTGAAGGACCCGCTGGGCGGCATCAACCAGCTGTTCCCGCTCTTCGGCATCGCCAACCAGCTGCTGGCCGCCGTCGCCCTGGCGGTCTGCACCACGCTGCTGGTGAAGTCGGGGCGGCTGAAGTGGGCCTGGGTGACGGCGGTCCCGCTGGCCTGGGACGCCACGGTGACGCTCACCGCGAGCTACCAGAAGATCTTCTCCGAGGACGTCCGGGTCGGCTTCTTCGCCCAGCGCGACAAGTACCAGGCGGGCATCGACGCGGACAAGGTGCTGCCGCCCGCCAAGAACATGGACGAGATGCACACGGTGGTCACCAACGCCACGGTGGACGGGGTCCTGTGCGCCCTGTTCGCGGTGCTGATCATCATCGTGCTGGCCGACGCCGGCCGCACCTGCTTCAAGGCGATCAGCAACCCGGAGTCGGCGAAGCTGGCCGAGGTCCCGTGGACCGAGTCGAAGATCGTCGCGCCGGCCGGGCTGTTCCCGACGGCCGAGGAGAAGGCGGAGCTGGCCGCGGCGGGCCTGGACTCGGGCGGCGGGCAGGTCAAGGAGCCGGTGGCCCGATGA